From Mucilaginibacter rubeus, a single genomic window includes:
- a CDS encoding energy transducer TonB, with product MKKLLPILIILICSISVNAQKLTPPHFRGGDNAFHDFLNKNLKWPKNVSGGEGIVTISFFVENDGRLTDLKVVKGMTEPFNKEALRVIALSERWVPAMRDGHFIKSKYSVPIQFYTMEAVQVLDSAKAN from the coding sequence ATGAAGAAACTTTTACCCATCCTTATCATCCTGATCTGTTCAATAAGCGTGAATGCCCAAAAACTTACGCCGCCTCACTTTCGTGGTGGCGATAATGCTTTTCATGATTTTTTGAATAAAAACTTAAAATGGCCTAAAAACGTAAGCGGCGGAGAAGGTATTGTTACCATAAGTTTTTTTGTTGAAAACGACGGTCGTTTAACCGACCTGAAAGTGGTTAAAGGCATGACTGAGCCTTTCAATAAAGAAGCCTTAAGGGTTATTGCTTTATCAGAAAGATGGGTGCCGGCTATGCGCGATGGTCATTTTATTAAATCAAAATATTCAGTTCCTATACAGTTTTATACAATGGAGGCAGTGCAGGTTTTAGATAGCGCAAAAGCTAACTGA
- a CDS encoding outer membrane beta-barrel protein, whose amino-acid sequence MKDLFKDPDLWRQKRDQLPVDAEAQSGWQEMQSILDKHLPLLPLTSAPHVSKIAKAIKAIKAMKATSILIASLTVATVTGTVIYIIKTRQHQNTSHHQPQKHRQAIGKDSLNTAMTVDSVDPDTKVDSLYALQKLTSSINKTDSINNITIAGQVNSNNNQGKLALKNNKSATNQQVINGGNAQANSTLSPNHNSTGYLTSGNYRSNHLQVSTGNLTKQQGTVSGSNTLAEESSSDSATQNSNSTDNNIMLLSATQISMAQLFGMNNNSFIKPQIFSNQSLSKFIITGSDYAARGNVRQIKNSNNKNKANKNPSTKNGKAKGGKISSSRPLSTVFANMDWGFLLGANTSGSFTPGSQNRNIYGSFPIDIYPGLFGTYHLNDKWAINAQVRFLTPLNLGGSYDNKSFSQVDSAQFVKVTDSRKAYFVNVPIHVMYKINNNISIKGGPVINLPVKQINSNTNLQRLDMNLDTIYFANAQNKIKTTRYDQKINFGLSGGVSVQFNRLIFEAVYQKNLSGYQVISDFGNYKTNPGTLQISVGFKLNGSKHH is encoded by the coding sequence ATGAAAGATTTATTTAAAGACCCCGATCTTTGGCGGCAGAAACGCGATCAGCTACCGGTTGATGCTGAAGCTCAAAGCGGATGGCAGGAAATGCAATCTATCCTTGATAAGCATTTGCCCCTGTTGCCTTTAACATCCGCTCCACATGTTTCAAAAATAGCAAAAGCCATAAAAGCTATTAAGGCGATGAAAGCCACATCGATATTAATAGCCTCGCTAACTGTGGCCACAGTTACCGGTACTGTCATTTACATTATTAAAACCAGGCAACATCAAAATACATCTCACCATCAGCCCCAAAAACACAGGCAAGCAATAGGCAAAGACAGTTTAAATACCGCTATGACTGTTGACTCAGTAGATCCCGACACCAAAGTTGATAGCTTATACGCTTTACAGAAATTGACATCATCCATTAATAAAACAGACAGCATTAATAACATAACAATTGCGGGCCAGGTTAATAGCAACAATAATCAGGGGAAACTGGCTTTAAAAAACAATAAATCGGCAACAAACCAGCAAGTAATTAACGGCGGTAACGCACAGGCAAATTCAACCTTATCGCCAAATCATAATAGTACTGGTTATCTAACTTCGGGAAATTACCGAAGTAATCACCTACAAGTATCCACAGGAAACCTAACCAAACAACAAGGTACAGTTTCAGGCTCGAACACTTTGGCTGAAGAAAGCTCGTCAGATAGTGCAACGCAAAATAGCAATTCAACTGATAACAATATTATGCTGCTTTCGGCTACCCAAATCAGCATGGCCCAATTATTCGGGATGAACAATAATTCGTTCATTAAGCCTCAAATATTCTCTAATCAGTCTTTATCAAAGTTTATAATAACCGGTTCTGATTACGCAGCACGCGGCAACGTTAGGCAAATCAAAAACTCAAACAATAAAAACAAAGCAAATAAAAATCCATCAACAAAAAACGGCAAAGCAAAAGGTGGTAAAATCTCATCGTCAAGGCCGCTATCCACCGTATTCGCTAATATGGACTGGGGATTTTTATTAGGCGCCAATACTTCAGGAAGCTTTACACCCGGTTCGCAAAACAGGAATATCTATGGTAGTTTCCCTATTGATATTTATCCCGGGCTATTTGGCACCTATCATTTAAACGATAAATGGGCCATAAACGCGCAGGTACGATTTTTAACGCCACTTAACCTGGGTGGCTCATATGACAATAAGAGTTTCAGCCAAGTTGATTCTGCACAATTTGTCAAAGTAACCGATTCACGAAAAGCTTATTTTGTAAATGTGCCCATCCATGTGATGTACAAGATCAACAACAATATCAGCATAAAAGGCGGACCAGTTATTAATCTCCCTGTTAAACAAATCAATAGCAACACCAATTTACAGCGGCTGGATATGAATCTTGACACTATATACTTTGCTAATGCCCAAAATAAAATAAAGACAACCCGGTATGATCAAAAAATAAACTTCGGCTTATCGGGCGGCGTAAGCGTTCAGTTTAACAGGTTAATATTTGAGGCTGTGTACCAAAAAAACCTTAGTGGCTACCAGGTCATTTCTGATTTTGGCAACTATAAAACCAATCCCGGAACATTGCAGATTAGTGTTGGCTTTAAGTTAAATGGTTCAAAGCATCATTAA
- a CDS encoding RNA polymerase sigma factor: MNLSKKQTERLVKGCINNDRTAQEALYKLFYAEMLRVCNSYVPDKELAKEAFNNGFLKVFQSVNNFDIEKGELGGWIRKIMIYTSIDLCRKELKFNTVSFDIHEHDDYFISPSALEKLYFEDILQSIRTLPLATQTVFNLSVLDGFTHKEIGEQLSISEGTSRWHLAEAKKKLRELLEPGSIQSKERSEIKR, from the coding sequence ATGAACCTAAGCAAGAAGCAAACAGAGAGGCTGGTAAAAGGGTGTATCAATAACGACCGAACGGCGCAGGAAGCCTTGTACAAATTATTTTATGCAGAGATGCTTCGCGTTTGTAATAGTTATGTCCCTGATAAAGAACTGGCTAAAGAGGCCTTCAATAACGGGTTCCTGAAAGTTTTCCAGTCTGTAAATAATTTCGATATCGAAAAAGGCGAGTTGGGTGGATGGATCAGGAAAATCATGATCTATACCTCAATTGACCTGTGCAGGAAGGAGTTGAAATTTAACACCGTAAGTTTTGATATCCATGAGCATGATGATTATTTCATCTCCCCCTCGGCCCTGGAGAAACTTTATTTTGAAGATATTCTGCAAAGCATCCGTACCCTGCCCCTTGCTACCCAAACTGTTTTCAACCTATCAGTACTTGATGGGTTTACACACAAAGAAATAGGCGAACAACTTAGTATCAGCGAAGGTACATCCCGCTGGCATTTGGCCGAGGCGAAGAAAAAATTAAGAGAGCTGCTTGAACCAGGCAGCATCCAGTCGAAAGAAAGGAGTGAAATAAAACGATGA
- a CDS encoding 3'-5' exonuclease produces the protein MLEQYDLHNLLVIDIETVPQYSSHEQLPENLQVLWELKTRHQRKDEPADVHYERAGIWAEFGKIVCISAGIFTAGKNVGLRVKSFASHDEKELLTKFSNLLFSQPANLVLCAHNGKEFDFPYICRRLLVNGMPFPQQLQIAGKKPWEIAHLDTMELWKFGDHKHYTSLNLLTTIFNIPTSKDDIDGSDVGRVYWHENQLERICTYCQKDVVATAQLLRRYRGEELIPDEFITVVG, from the coding sequence ATGCTTGAACAGTACGATCTGCATAATTTACTGGTAATTGATATTGAAACTGTACCACAGTACAGCAGTCACGAACAGCTACCCGAAAATCTGCAGGTTTTATGGGAACTAAAAACCCGGCATCAACGCAAAGACGAACCTGCCGATGTTCATTACGAGCGTGCCGGGATCTGGGCCGAGTTTGGTAAAATAGTTTGTATTTCGGCCGGGATTTTTACAGCGGGAAAAAACGTAGGATTGCGGGTAAAGTCGTTTGCATCGCACGATGAAAAAGAATTGCTAACCAAGTTTTCAAACCTGTTGTTCAGTCAGCCCGCTAATCTTGTTTTGTGTGCCCATAACGGTAAGGAGTTTGACTTCCCATATATCTGCCGAAGGCTGTTGGTGAACGGCATGCCTTTTCCGCAGCAACTGCAAATAGCGGGTAAAAAGCCCTGGGAGATTGCCCATTTAGATACCATGGAGTTGTGGAAATTTGGCGATCACAAACATTATACCTCCTTAAACCTGCTCACTACTATTTTTAATATTCCGACCTCCAAGGATGATATTGATGGCAGCGATGTTGGTCGTGTTTACTGGCATGAAAACCAGTTGGAACGTATTTGCACGTATTGCCAAAAGGATGTGGTTGCAACAGCACAATTGCTAAGGCGTTATCGGGGCGAAGAATTGATTCCTGACGAATTTATAACCGTTGTAGGCTGA
- a CDS encoding ABC transporter ATP-binding protein has translation MLKVNDLSVSFKNGKSQFEAVKGISFTLDKGETIGIVGESGSGKSVTSLALMRLLNEDQAVINGSVLLNGVCLCRLSEDEMQQVRGNQVAMIFQEPMTSLNPVLTCGFQLTEAIRLHLGVTKAEAKQRTIDLFKEVQLPRPEAIFDSYPHQISGGQKQRVMIAMALACNPEILIADEPTTALDVTVQKTIIELLHKLKAERHMSLIFISHDLGVIREIADRVLVMYKGEIVEEATVDELFASAKHPYTKGLLACRPTPQQHLKKLPVVADFLDEGKPAVTIESIRELYHYPDTEIAARRHRLYEQRPLLKAEKLNTWFPTDTGLFKRKDHVVKAVNNVSFDVYPGETLGLVGESGCGKTTLGRSILRLIEPTSGKVSFEGTDLRGLKKNELRQIRKDIQIIFQDPYSSLNPKLTVGQSLMEPLQVHQFYSNDATRKRKVLELLERVNLQPAHFNRYPHEFSGGQRQRIVIARALALQPKFIICDESVSALDVSVQAQVLNLIRELQDELKLTYIFISHDLAVIKHISDRMMVMNKGEIVETGYPDDIYYRPKEEYTKRLIASIPG, from the coding sequence ATGCTTAAAGTAAACGATCTGTCGGTTAGTTTTAAGAATGGCAAAAGCCAGTTCGAGGCCGTAAAGGGAATTTCCTTTACGCTTGATAAGGGCGAAACCATTGGCATTGTAGGCGAATCCGGATCCGGCAAATCTGTAACTTCTCTTGCGTTGATGCGCTTACTAAATGAAGATCAGGCTGTAATAAACGGCTCGGTGCTTTTAAATGGAGTCTGTCTGTGCAGGCTATCTGAAGATGAGATGCAGCAGGTGCGTGGTAACCAGGTGGCCATGATCTTCCAGGAACCGATGACATCGCTTAACCCTGTGCTTACCTGCGGTTTTCAGCTAACTGAAGCTATCCGGCTGCATCTGGGCGTAACTAAAGCTGAGGCAAAGCAAAGAACTATTGATCTGTTCAAGGAAGTTCAATTGCCCCGGCCGGAAGCCATATTCGACAGCTATCCCCACCAAATTTCAGGCGGCCAAAAACAACGGGTAATGATTGCTATGGCCCTGGCCTGCAACCCGGAGATACTGATTGCCGACGAGCCTACCACCGCCCTTGACGTTACGGTACAAAAAACCATTATCGAGCTCCTGCACAAGCTTAAGGCTGAAAGGCATATGAGCCTCATCTTTATATCGCATGATTTGGGGGTGATCAGGGAAATCGCCGACAGGGTATTGGTCATGTACAAAGGCGAAATTGTGGAAGAAGCTACCGTAGATGAGCTTTTTGCCAGCGCTAAACATCCATACACTAAAGGCTTACTGGCCTGCCGCCCTACCCCTCAGCAGCATTTGAAAAAGCTGCCTGTTGTGGCCGATTTCCTGGACGAAGGCAAACCCGCAGTGACTATTGAAAGCATCAGGGAATTATATCATTATCCGGACACCGAAATTGCTGCAAGAAGACACAGACTATATGAGCAACGGCCGCTGCTAAAGGCCGAAAAACTAAATACGTGGTTTCCTACAGATACAGGCTTGTTTAAACGGAAGGACCATGTTGTAAAAGCGGTAAACAATGTAAGCTTTGATGTATATCCGGGAGAAACGTTAGGGCTGGTCGGCGAATCTGGATGTGGCAAAACTACCTTAGGCCGAAGTATTTTAAGATTGATAGAACCTACGTCGGGCAAGGTTTCTTTTGAAGGAACCGATCTTCGCGGGCTTAAAAAGAATGAGTTGAGACAGATCAGGAAAGATATCCAGATTATTTTTCAGGATCCTTATTCGTCATTAAACCCTAAGCTTACCGTTGGGCAATCGCTTATGGAACCTTTACAGGTGCACCAGTTTTACAGCAATGATGCCACCCGTAAACGTAAAGTGCTTGAGTTGCTTGAACGGGTTAACCTGCAACCAGCGCACTTTAACCGTTATCCACATGAATTTTCGGGCGGGCAACGGCAGCGGATTGTGATAGCACGGGCCCTGGCACTTCAGCCCAAGTTCATCATTTGTGACGAATCTGTTTCGGCGCTTGATGTATCGGTGCAGGCCCAGGTGCTCAACCTGATTCGTGAACTACAAGACGAACTTAAACTTACTTACATTTTCATCTCCCACGACCTGGCTGTGATCAAGCATATTTCCGACCGCATGATGGTCATGAACAAGGGCGAAATAGTTGAAACAGGCTATCCTGATGATATTTATTACCGTCCTAAAGAAGAGTACACCAAAAGGCTGATAGCCTCGATACCGGGTTGA
- the rpmA gene encoding 50S ribosomal protein L27, whose amino-acid sequence MAHKKGAGSSRNGRESHSKRLGIKIFGGQPAIAGNIIVRQRGTKHNPGLNVGLGKDHTLFALAEGIVVFKKKADNRSYVSVLPFEAADVEEVAAPAPKAKKEAKAVEAPAAEEAPKAKKAAAPKAKKEEAADAAEEVAE is encoded by the coding sequence ATGGCACATAAGAAAGGGGCCGGTAGTTCAAGAAACGGTCGTGAGTCGCATAGCAAACGCTTAGGTATCAAAATTTTCGGTGGTCAACCAGCAATTGCAGGTAATATCATCGTTCGTCAGCGTGGTACCAAACACAATCCAGGTTTAAACGTAGGTCTTGGTAAAGATCATACTTTATTTGCACTGGCTGAAGGTATCGTAGTTTTCAAAAAGAAAGCTGATAACCGTTCATACGTTTCAGTACTTCCGTTTGAAGCTGCTGACGTTGAAGAAGTAGCTGCACCTGCACCAAAAGCTAAAAAAGAAGCTAAAGCTGTTGAAGCTCCTGCTGCTGAAGAAGCTCCAAAAGCAAAGAAAGCTGCTGCACCAAAAGCTAAAAAAGAAGAAGCTGCTGATGCCGCTGAAGAAGTAGCTGAGTAA
- the rplU gene encoding 50S ribosomal protein L21, translating to MYAIVSIAGQQFKVAKDQQIFVHRLQGDEGASIEFDSVLLAENEGKFKLGSDLKGAKVSAKIVSHLKGDKVIIFKKKRRKGYKKKNGHRQQFTKIEITGITL from the coding sequence ATGTACGCAATAGTAAGTATAGCAGGACAGCAATTTAAAGTTGCCAAAGACCAGCAGATCTTTGTACACAGGTTACAAGGCGATGAAGGCGCTAGTATTGAATTTGACAGTGTATTGTTAGCAGAAAACGAAGGTAAATTCAAATTAGGTTCTGATTTGAAAGGTGCTAAAGTATCGGCTAAGATCGTGTCACATTTAAAAGGTGATAAAGTAATTATCTTCAAAAAGAAAAGAAGAAAAGGTTACAAAAAGAAAAACGGTCACCGTCAGCAATTTACCAAGATCGAGATCACCGGTATTACATTATAA
- a CDS encoding polyprenyl synthetase family protein has translation MKQLTELQLLINDAVGKLSYPAYPADLYEPISYILSIGGKRMRPALLLLACDLFGGDVEKAIEPALAIEVFHNFTLMHDDIMDKAPLRRGKATVHEKWNANVAILSGDAMMVEANRMMMKVDDTILRKVLDVFNDTATGVCEGQQIDMSFEQRNDVSIEEYINMIRLKTAVLLGGTLKIGSIVGGAASTDADLIDAFGANLGIAFQLQDDILDVYGDPEKFGKQVGGDIISNKKTFLLIRALELAKGAQAQTLNHWLNATEFDNAEKVKAITEIYNQLDIRQHAEEAMQTYAEKSFAALDAINLPEDHKQYLRDFADGLLVREN, from the coding sequence ATGAAACAACTTACAGAGTTACAGTTACTGATAAATGATGCAGTTGGCAAACTAAGCTACCCGGCTTATCCTGCCGATTTGTACGAACCGATAAGCTATATTTTATCTATTGGCGGCAAACGCATGCGCCCGGCCCTGCTCCTGCTGGCTTGTGACCTTTTTGGCGGCGACGTTGAAAAGGCTATTGAACCCGCGTTGGCCATTGAGGTATTCCATAATTTCACGCTGATGCATGATGATATTATGGACAAAGCCCCCTTACGCCGCGGTAAGGCCACCGTACATGAAAAATGGAACGCCAACGTGGCTATCCTCTCGGGCGATGCCATGATGGTAGAGGCTAACCGCATGATGATGAAGGTTGACGACACCATTTTACGTAAGGTGCTTGACGTTTTTAACGATACTGCCACCGGCGTTTGTGAAGGCCAGCAGATTGATATGAGCTTTGAACAACGTAACGATGTGAGTATTGAAGAGTACATCAACATGATTCGCCTTAAAACGGCGGTATTATTGGGAGGCACGTTAAAAATTGGTTCCATTGTTGGCGGGGCTGCTTCAACCGATGCAGATCTGATTGATGCGTTTGGCGCAAACCTGGGTATCGCGTTTCAGCTACAGGACGACATATTAGATGTTTACGGTGATCCCGAAAAGTTCGGCAAACAGGTTGGCGGAGATATCATCTCCAATAAAAAAACCTTTTTGCTGATCCGTGCGCTTGAACTGGCTAAAGGAGCTCAGGCACAAACGTTAAACCACTGGCTAAATGCCACCGAGTTTGATAATGCAGAAAAGGTTAAGGCCATAACAGAGATTTACAACCAGCTTGATATCAGGCAACATGCGGAAGAAGCCATGCAAACCTATGCCGAAAAATCTTTTGCTGCCCTTGATGCCATTAATTTACCCGAAGACCATAAACAATACCTTCGCGATTTTGCGGATGGTTTGCTGGTGAGGGAGAATTGA
- the rnr gene encoding ribonuclease R: MSKRKKNNSSIHQVLTQMVLDIFEQNGNTPLNYKQVSAKLNVRDSEAREIIYEILKDEVKKSVLKEISPGKFQLLELKTFIEGVVDLTNDGSAFIVTDDEFESDIFIAPRKLRTALNGDRVKVYVYAKSKGKHKEGEVIEIIHRAKMEFTGVVKLSERYAFFIPDDRKMMHDIFIPITELNGAKNGIKAVAEITDWPTEAKNPIGRIKHVLGAQGENDTEMNAILAEYGFPLSFPAEVEHDAEEISDVITPEEIAKRRDFRNITTFTIDPFDAKDFDDALSYRVLENGNFEVGVHIADVSHYIIPDSALDKEALDRATSVYLVDRVIPMLPERLSNGLCSLRPKEEKLCFSAVFELDENANIVTEWYGKTVIYSDRRFTYEEVQEVIESGEGDFKEEIFKLNALAYKLRERKFKNGAISFETTEVKFKLDETGKPIGVYVKERKDAHKLIEDFMLLANRKVAEHVSKMGKGKHKYTFVYRVHDSPKPDALANFAQFAARFGYKINTKSDKETAKSLNFLMEDVEGKKEQNVLTHLAIRSMAKAVYTTKSSSHYGLAFDHYTHFTSPIRRYPDVMVHRLLFHYLNGGQSANADFYEKLCSHSSLMEKKAADAERSSVKYKQAEYLRDQVGNTFMGIISGVTEWGMYVEIIENKCEGMIRLRDISDDFYTLDEKNYAIIGQRKKKIYQLGDEVKIKVKQVDLTKKQIDFILVQD, from the coding sequence ATGTCTAAACGTAAGAAAAACAACTCTTCTATACACCAGGTACTTACCCAAATGGTACTTGATATATTTGAACAAAACGGCAATACACCACTCAACTATAAACAGGTTTCCGCTAAACTAAACGTTCGTGATTCCGAAGCGCGTGAGATCATCTATGAAATCTTAAAAGATGAGGTTAAAAAATCAGTACTCAAAGAAATTTCCCCAGGCAAATTTCAGCTACTTGAACTTAAAACCTTTATCGAGGGTGTGGTAGACCTTACCAACGACGGTTCGGCTTTCATAGTTACCGACGATGAATTTGAGAGCGATATCTTCATCGCCCCTCGCAAACTCCGCACCGCGCTTAACGGCGACCGTGTTAAGGTTTACGTATACGCCAAAAGTAAAGGCAAGCATAAAGAGGGCGAGGTTATCGAGATCATCCATCGTGCTAAAATGGAGTTTACCGGCGTAGTTAAACTTTCTGAACGATATGCCTTTTTTATTCCAGACGATCGCAAGATGATGCACGATATTTTTATCCCCATCACCGAGTTAAACGGGGCTAAAAATGGCATCAAAGCGGTAGCCGAAATTACTGACTGGCCAACAGAGGCTAAAAACCCTATAGGCCGTATCAAACATGTGTTAGGCGCACAGGGCGAAAACGATACGGAAATGAATGCAATCCTGGCCGAATATGGATTTCCGTTATCATTCCCTGCCGAAGTAGAGCATGACGCCGAGGAAATTTCAGACGTGATCACACCCGAAGAAATTGCCAAACGCCGCGATTTCCGTAACATTACCACCTTCACCATCGATCCATTTGACGCCAAAGACTTTGATGATGCCCTATCCTATCGTGTACTGGAAAACGGCAATTTTGAAGTTGGCGTTCACATTGCCGATGTATCGCACTATATTATCCCCGACTCGGCTTTAGATAAAGAAGCTTTGGACAGGGCAACCTCAGTTTACCTTGTTGACCGGGTGATACCAATGCTTCCCGAAAGATTATCAAATGGTCTTTGCTCCCTTCGCCCTAAAGAAGAAAAGCTTTGCTTTTCGGCGGTGTTCGAGCTGGATGAGAACGCCAACATCGTTACCGAATGGTATGGTAAAACCGTCATTTACTCTGACAGGCGTTTCACTTATGAAGAGGTCCAAGAGGTAATAGAAAGCGGCGAAGGCGACTTTAAGGAAGAAATATTTAAGTTAAACGCGTTAGCTTATAAACTTCGCGAGCGTAAGTTTAAAAACGGTGCTATTAGCTTTGAAACTACCGAGGTTAAATTCAAACTTGATGAAACCGGTAAACCAATTGGAGTATACGTAAAAGAACGTAAAGATGCCCATAAACTCATTGAAGACTTCATGTTGCTGGCCAACCGTAAGGTTGCCGAGCATGTAAGTAAAATGGGGAAAGGCAAACATAAATATACCTTTGTTTATCGCGTACACGATTCGCCTAAGCCCGACGCTCTGGCTAATTTTGCGCAGTTTGCCGCAAGGTTCGGGTATAAGATCAACACCAAATCTGACAAGGAAACGGCTAAATCGCTTAATTTCCTGATGGAAGATGTTGAGGGAAAAAAAGAGCAGAACGTATTAACGCACCTTGCCATACGTTCAATGGCCAAAGCTGTATACACTACCAAAAGCAGCAGCCACTATGGTTTGGCCTTTGATCATTACACACACTTTACTTCACCAATTCGCCGTTACCCGGATGTGATGGTACACAGGTTGCTGTTCCATTATTTAAACGGCGGACAATCGGCCAATGCCGATTTTTATGAAAAACTGTGTTCGCACAGCTCGTTAATGGAGAAAAAGGCTGCCGATGCGGAACGTTCTTCAGTAAAATACAAACAAGCTGAGTATCTTCGCGACCAGGTTGGCAATACCTTTATGGGCATCATATCGGGTGTTACAGAATGGGGCATGTATGTAGAAATTATCGAAAACAAGTGTGAGGGCATGATCCGCCTGCGCGATATATCCGACGATTTTTATACTTTGGACGAGAAGAACTACGCCATCATTGGCCAGCGTAAAAAGAAGATCTATCAATTAGGCGATGAAGTCAAGATCAAAGTAAAACAGGTTGATCTGACCAAGAAGCAGATAGATTTTATATTGGTACAGGATTGA
- a CDS encoding M1 family metallopeptidase gives MKKSLLTLFTIITQAAILQAQTLTSGGKLKPEQAIMDVRHYTISLAVNPEQKTIDGFTTIDVIMAKPTRVLLFDLLDSLSINKVLVNGKQEPFEYKNNLITINTAKELPAGKASVKVIYGGKPHVARRPPWDDGFIWTRDSTGHQWMAITAEGTGGKLYFPCKDHPSDEPNEGVDMFITVPKYLVVAGPGLLKGVSKQKGTATYHWQTKYTINNYSILFNAGDYTVVTRPYTTVDGHNVPIKFYVLKEHAAKAEHHLDIFVKTIKEQEKYFGEYPWAKEKIGIVETPHLGMEHQTMNAYGAKFRYTKVGGEDYDGLMHHEFGHEWWGNKVTAKDWADYWIHEGICTYGDALYVREFEGEKAYIKFFQNSALSFGNKIPLVIGKDIDEESAYNGDIYGKGAFFMHTLRYIMGDSTFFPTLKGFVTDPRYTYSNLASTDDVIQYFSKAAGQDLKPLFDLYIYSINKLEVHVKAQRGDKYQVQLLNIDMPLPVDITADGVTKRYTLDKKGITITSKTMPVIDPDTYYLKKLIIE, from the coding sequence ATGAAGAAATCGCTGCTAACCCTCTTTACTATTATTACACAGGCTGCAATTTTACAGGCCCAAACGCTAACATCAGGAGGAAAACTGAAACCAGAGCAAGCCATAATGGATGTGCGGCATTATACCATTTCGCTTGCTGTTAATCCGGAGCAAAAAACCATTGATGGTTTTACTACAATTGATGTGATCATGGCAAAACCTACCAGGGTTTTACTTTTTGATCTGTTGGATTCTTTGTCAATCAACAAGGTCTTGGTAAACGGCAAACAGGAACCGTTTGAATACAAGAACAACCTGATAACCATTAATACTGCTAAAGAACTGCCTGCCGGTAAAGCAAGTGTAAAAGTAATTTATGGCGGCAAACCCCATGTTGCACGTCGACCGCCTTGGGACGATGGTTTTATCTGGACACGAGACTCAACCGGGCATCAATGGATGGCCATTACAGCCGAAGGCACTGGTGGTAAATTGTATTTCCCTTGTAAAGATCACCCTTCAGATGAACCCAATGAAGGTGTGGATATGTTCATTACCGTTCCTAAATATCTGGTGGTTGCAGGCCCGGGCCTATTAAAAGGTGTAAGCAAACAAAAGGGAACAGCAACATATCACTGGCAAACCAAATACACCATTAACAATTACAGCATACTGTTTAATGCAGGCGACTATACCGTTGTGACCCGTCCGTACACTACAGTAGACGGTCATAATGTACCTATCAAATTTTATGTATTAAAGGAACATGCAGCTAAAGCAGAGCACCATCTTGATATTTTTGTAAAGACCATCAAAGAACAGGAAAAATACTTTGGCGAATATCCCTGGGCGAAGGAAAAAATAGGCATAGTTGAAACGCCTCACCTGGGTATGGAACACCAAACCATGAATGCCTATGGCGCTAAGTTCAGGTACACCAAAGTTGGCGGTGAAGATTACGATGGCCTGATGCACCATGAATTTGGCCACGAGTGGTGGGGAAACAAAGTTACAGCCAAGGATTGGGCCGACTACTGGATCCACGAAGGAATATGTACTTACGGCGACGCGCTTTATGTTAGAGAGTTTGAAGGTGAGAAAGCGTATATCAAATTCTTCCAGAATTCCGCTTTATCATTCGGTAATAAAATACCTCTTGTTATCGGGAAAGATATCGATGAGGAATCGGCTTATAACGGTGATATCTATGGCAAAGGCGCGTTCTTTATGCATACGCTGAGATATATTATGGGCGATAGTACCTTCTTCCCTACCCTTAAAGGTTTCGTTACCGATCCGCGATACACCTACAGTAATTTGGCCAGTACCGATGATGTGATCCAATATTTCAGCAAAGCCGCAGGCCAGGATCTAAAGCCGTTATTCGATCTGTATATTTATTCCATCAATAAACTGGAAGTACACGTAAAAGCCCAACGTGGCGATAAATACCAGGTTCAACTATTAAATATCGACATGCCATTGCCGGTTGATATTACCGCGGATGGCGTTACAAAAAGATATACGCTTGATAAAAAAGGTATCACCATAACCAGCAAAACCATGCCGGTTATTGACCCGGATACTTATTATCTGAAGAAATTGATTATTGAATAG